CTCTTGGGCCTTGTcaacttcttcttttggCCCcttttgcgataaaatCTCTAGTCTGTCCGCAATTGAATGTTCTCTCAGATCATAAAAGAGCGAGAAATGGCTCATGAGGTCAGTCTTGACCTGGTCAATGGAGTCCTTTATACCTCCCTCCAACCTTCCCTTGGCCATTGGTGGCACTTTATGGAGACTTGCCCCTTTGGGCTGTTCAGTCTGTGCTGTGGAACATCCCGATGGCTCAGGGGCTGCAGATCCTCCGGAAACTTTGAGCAACGAGTCAATGGTTGACCTTATGGTGTAATCGCATGCAGAAGCCCTGGAGTTTATCAGAGGGGACTGGAACCCCAAACTTGAGTTATGCAAAGCACACTTTATGAGAGAACAGTAGACATCCAGCGGGATGTTAACGTCGCCTAAATGGACGTGAAAAGTCACCCACAAACTCACCCTTGAGCGAAGCTACTCCCGGCTCTTGTCCCTCAATTGGCATCGTCTAGTGGATTTTGGCGCTACTAAACGTATCTTGAGTAGATTAATACCGAGTAAACGTCCACAGAATGTGTAGGAAACGCTACTCGAACAGCCTAGGAGAGTAGACGAATGATTTCTGACAGATTTGTGACAAATTGATGAATTTAGCGCCTAATGTGGCAATGAAGGAGCCAAGGACGAACTTGTGGCACTGCGAACTCCTAGGCGGCGGAGGTGCACTGGAGAGCGATCCTCGCTTGTCAATTCTCGACAATATGCGGTCATAGCACAACTATATCATTGCTATAGAGGATAAAGGATGCTATATTTCGGAGAAGTGTGAGGGAAAGTAGCCAGAAACGGACTAGACGGGTAGATGAGTCTGTACGAGGGCAAAGATGCGCCATTTTTAGCCGTTCTTTGGGTAACCAGTTACAATCGCGTATGAGAGGTACAAAAAACTATAGAGCGTTCAGATGTGACAAAGAGAAAGCCAGAAAAAACGAAAATTTGGGCGAGCAAGCCGAGTGTCCGGAGGGTCGCCATCAGAGTAGCCCTTTGGCGTCCCACCGGTGGCCCATTTAGAGTAAATCCAGAGACCAAATATTGAGCTCAAAAAGTATCCTCTAAGCTAAAAATTCCTCGATGCTGTGGGGAATGGAATCTCCAGTTTGGGTGTCGATTGCCATTTCTTAAATCTGCGGGGATTTTGCCACGAGGACCCCAAAGTTGCTCTTATTCATAACTTTGTATTAGTACGAGTTTGTAGACGGAAATATCCGAGTATATATGACGCTATTGTGTTCAATCAGCGGCGCTCAGCCTCAAGAGCCGTGCCTGAGCAAAACCGGCTACGTTTTCGAAAGAAGGCTGATAGAGAAACACCTGGAAGAGTCTCCAGTGTGCCCAGTCACAGGAGAACCACTCAGCAAGGATGATTTAATGAACATCAAGAGTAAGTTTTGTACCAGTCAGGGCTTTGACGTCTTAAAGGTCAGATTGGTTGAGGAGATGAGTTGTATGGAGAGTATATCATCTctctgctcacaccagttgagagaTTAATGAGTTACCACTATGGGAGGATGAAAGAATGAGTAGGATAGTATGGAGTTAGAGATACTGTTAGGAACTAATCTAGTATACTGGTGAGTGAAGATGTGGTATGACAAAAGATTACAAAACTCTGGATATAGATCCAAACAAACTCAGTGAGCCAGGTGATGGCATAAACGGGTCCCAGAAGCATGATGGTCCAAAAGGATATAATTCCTATGAATACAAGAAGTCAGGAGAAGAATCGTTTGAACTGGAATTACTCTCGTGTGGGCATTTTGAACTTGAAAGATTTTCTTTACCAACTGTTCCTTTATCAAGACTTTATACGTACTGGACCATAAATGGAAGTACTCTCTTGGCAGTACGGGTTATAACCACCAAAAATAAAGTATATTACTCCACAGCCACTAACAGAAATATAACAAAGGATAGCAAGTTTGATGAGTTTGtagaaaatggaaaggagAGACTCACTAATCAGGATCTCAAGGTTATCCTACAAAAGGTGGAAACCAGTACTGAGCTTGACTATGAAACTCTCCCTAAAGACATAAGAGAGAAGTTTTGGAGGAAAAATGATGCTACTGTATGTATTAATAGGCATCCTGGAGATGGAGTAATTAAGCCAGACGGTAATGGAGGATACTACTATACCAATGAAGTTGGTGAAAGAGTTAACCTAACAGTGGAAAGTTACCCTGATAGAGATAGCTCATACACTAAAATTACACATACTCCAGAAAATGGTGAGCTTGGGACTATAAAACATGGTAGAGGTCTTCAGTTATTAAGACCGGAACCAACAGATGAATCCAGTGTTTCCATCTACTATTGGAAATATGACACTAGTCATGAAAATGTTCTCCTAATTCAGCTTTCTGGAGAGAATAACTATTACACTACTACTAACGGTTTTCGTTGGAATAATGATGGGAGTATAAGCACTGTTACTTTACAGGAGAACCTCGATAAACAGAACTGTTTGAGGAATCGCGCCCATACTGTGGATATTGAGCGGAAACAACAGTATTATTGTCCTGGTTGTAAATCTCAACAATTTGAAGCAACTTCAAGAGATCAACAAAATTACTATTTGCATGGTGTAGTCAATAAACAATCTTttatttccagattctttgAAGGTAGTAGAGAACAAACTGGATTCCAATTTATAACCGGTGTAAGCAATATATATGTTTATTGGTCTGAGGATGGTAATAGTAAACCCTTCCTCATCTACTTCTTTATTGGAGGTTCTAGACATTGGTATATAAGGTATTTTGGAGATACTCACtgggaagaagaaaagagcCTGAGTACAAAAGGTCCGCAATATTTAGATGCTGATTATCCTTCCAACATCCAGAACCTCCTCAAGAAGTATGCTACACCTAAAGTAATTTTAGACGCTTCTAAGACAGAAACTACTGAGGCAACGTATAATCCAAGAAGAAATACCCTAACGTTCAATGTTTCCGAGAACACTGTTGAGCAATCTTACGCTCGGTATACCCACTCTAGATATGACGGTGAAAATAGATTTAGGCTAAAAGATATTGAACATAAAGGGAAATTACTTGGTATAAAATCTGAGGATCCTCTAACCGAGATATCTATATTCTATTGGAATGGTGATGCTCAGCATGATAAACCGCTATTGGTAGAACTTGTTTGCGAGAACAGGTACACCTACTACAGAAAGGCTCGTTTTTACGCAAATACTTGGACAGAGCTTGTTAGAACTGGTCAACTTGAAGGTGAAAAACTGAAGATTACACTTGATGACCTGAGGATTATACACTTTCCTGATCCATCCTCCGACGTCGTTACTATAGTTGGAGCATCTCTTGGAACTGTAGGTACTGTGATAACAACGGTTATtggaatatggaaatggccttccatagtctcatttataatcgctCGcttataaaatatactaACTGCTAATAGGCAGAACTGGGACCATTAgactctcccctctagactactctcttgttggtatactggaatacTAGGATGATACAGGAAAGTGTTTACATAACAGAAGATGACTCCATGAATACCTCTACACAAAAATCCTCCGTCTGACCTTTTCT
Above is a genomic segment from Theileria equi strain WA chromosome 4 map unlocalized gcontig_1105316255041, whole genome shotgun sequence containing:
- a CDS encoding conserved hypothetical protein (encoded by transcript BEWA_050680A), which translates into the protein MPIEGQEPGVASLKGDVNIPLDVYCSLIKCALHNSSLGFQSPLINSRASACDYTIRSTIDSLLKVSGGSAAPEPSGCSTAQTEQPKGASLHKVPPMAKGRLEGGIKDSIDQVKTDLMSHFSLFYDLREHSIADRLEILSQKGPKEEVDKAQESSKVSSAWNEENGRTIKSSIMSMVDGLRSKLEATTQKIGHLEDELERQLGDPNSRVWENDVIYAKEFKVGLFFTTRPNGVYGCMVELVNLESVFSSRVKSMENGGQEIACSYYLG
- a CDS encoding conserved hypothetical protein (encoded by transcript BEWA_050690A) — translated: MTLLCSISGAQPQEPCLSKTGYVFERRLIEKHLEESPVCPVTGEPLSKDDLMNIKNPNKLSEPGDGINGSQKHDGPKGYNSYEYKKSGEESFELELLSCGHFELERFSLPTVPLSRLYTYWTINGSTLLAVRVITTKNKVYYSTATNRNITKDSKFDEFVENGKERLTNQDLKVILQKVETSTELDYETLPKDIREKFWRKNDATVCINRHPGDGVIKPDGNGGYYYTNEVGERVNLTVESYPDRDSSYTKITHTPENGELGTIKHGRGLQLLRPEPTDESSVSIYYWKYDTSHENVLLIQLSGENNYYTTTNGFRWNNDGSISTVTLQENLDKQNCLRNRAHTVDIERKQQYYCPGCKSQQFEATSRDQQNYYLHGVVNKQSFISRFFEGSREQTGFQFITGVSNIYVYWSEDGNSKPFLIYFFIGGSRHWYIRYFGDTHWEEEKSLSTKGPQYLDADYPSNIQNLLKKYATPKVILDASKTETTEATYNPRRNTLTFNVSENTVEQSYARYTHSRYDGENRFRLKDIEHKGKLLGIKSEDPLTEISIFYWNGDAQHDKPLLVELVCENRYTYYRKARFYANTWTELVRTGQLEGEKLKITLDDLRIIHFPDPSSDVVTIVGASLGTVADAPVKPRPVTASSIPGLLSLLQSEWDAMALETYNLRSHVDSVRKQLSYSLYQHDAATRVIARLIKQRDKAIEEVEALQQQLLQFRANYDVTSLETGLDEDALSRIHELAKVLLGERKKRDLSGYTSYDKLSEYTCRGDFRLHSSATPGILSISIDKSKQSQSLSDSFCFTGGADGNVVYFDLGSGRTICTLNGHMKAVNAVESHFADSIVLSGSSDTTVRVWRQFDDSYKTAYVLKHHKAPVTSLSLHPSGEYALSVSSDGVWGMFSVDSGKVTKMLRNVPSVCKTVKYHPDGMIAAGAAQDGGIYIWDIRDAAAKEPIHADVPADSACTSLSFSENGYHLASVTSNGSLLLWDLRKAQVFASADCNVDPKVVQFDHSGFYLGVGSTKVELFRLHDKTNVSPAGLLEDHSGNVTDVAFGAFSQFVLTSCTDRSLRLYY